One window of Bdellovibrio sp. GT3 genomic DNA carries:
- a CDS encoding MaoC family dehydratase: protein MQVPNVDVGFTKSATVTVTDKMVRQFAELSGDHNPIHLDDAYAAKTRFGRRIAHGMICGALISRALVECIGEGGIYLGQSMKFVNPVFIDDTITITIKITAMRKEKGIATVETNVTKENGDMVVKGEAVIMMAKDFAIAK, encoded by the coding sequence ATGCAGGTTCCAAATGTAGATGTAGGTTTCACGAAATCCGCAACAGTAACAGTGACTGACAAAATGGTTCGTCAGTTTGCTGAATTGTCAGGAGATCATAACCCGATTCATTTGGACGATGCTTACGCGGCTAAAACTCGTTTTGGCCGCCGTATCGCTCACGGCATGATTTGCGGAGCTTTGATTTCCAGAGCTTTGGTTGAGTGCATCGGTGAAGGCGGTATTTATCTTGGTCAATCCATGAAATTCGTAAATCCGGTATTCATTGATGACACGATCACTATCACCATCAAAATCACAGCGATGCGCAAAGAAAAAGGCATCGCGACTGTGGAAACAAACGTGACAAAAGAAAATGGCGACATGGTTGTTAAGGGTGAGGCAGTTATCATGATGGCGAAAGATTTCGCCATTGCGAAGTAA